Proteins encoded in a region of the Pseudothermotoga elfii DSM 9442 = NBRC 107921 genome:
- a CDS encoding flavin reductase family protein has translation MVFIENLDKYNFHYPANVAIVCSKHEERVNLMSAAWHTQLSHNPPLYGISISPKRFTHDLILVSKEFTVNFLRFEQSRLAAFFGKTSGRDIDKVNVFEIDLSESRNVKAPFLKDSYAVYECKLVDFRNTGDHTFFIGKIVGIHYDPNAFSPSLNIYPTLYLGTDLYITTDNSNKRLHDEKQVKEYLSRWVQGG, from the coding sequence TTGCTATTGTGTGTTCCAAACACGAAGAAAGAGTTAATCTCATGTCTGCTGCCTGGCATACACAGCTTTCTCACAATCCTCCACTTTATGGTATATCTATCTCACCAAAACGCTTTACACACGATCTAATTCTTGTTTCCAAGGAATTCACTGTAAATTTTCTGAGATTCGAACAGAGCCGTTTAGCTGCCTTTTTCGGAAAAACATCTGGAAGGGATATTGACAAGGTGAATGTTTTCGAAATAGATCTGTCAGAGAGTAGAAATGTGAAAGCACCTTTTTTGAAAGACAGCTATGCCGTCTACGAGTGTAAATTAGTTGATTTCAGAAACACCGGCGATCACACATTCTTTATCGGAAAAATCGTGGGCATTCATTACGATCCAAATGCTTTTTCACCCTCTTTGAATATATACCCAACTTTATACCTTGGAACTGATCTATATATCACAACCGACAATTCTAATAAACGCTTGCACGATGAAAAACAGGTAAAAGAATATCTATCCAGATGGGTGCAGGGTGGATAA